From the genome of Acidobacteriota bacterium, one region includes:
- a CDS encoding 4Fe-4S ferredoxin has translation PAAVPVLSAVLAAAVLVHLLLVAGEVTLPHSTAHGRLAVQEMTSGRFRAFFWSGALLAAVALAAPWLAPAPAAATAVLALGGLLAFEHAYVQAGQSVPLA, from the coding sequence GCCGGCGGCGGTGCCGGTCCTGAGCGCCGTCCTCGCCGCCGCCGTCCTAGTCCATCTGCTGCTGGTGGCCGGAGAGGTCACCCTGCCCCACTCCACCGCCCACGGGCGACTGGCGGTGCAGGAAATGACCAGCGGCCGCTTCCGCGCCTTCTTCTGGAGCGGAGCCCTCCTCGCCGCCGTCGCCCTGGCGGCGCCGTGGCTGGCACCGGCGCCGGCGGCGGCCACCGCCGTCCTCGCCCTCGGCGGCCTGCTGGCCTTCGAGCACGCCTACGTCCAGGCGGGACAGAGCGTGCCTCTGGCCTGA